gtttaatcatttatttcaaaGGTTTAATTAATCACTATAGTTTAAAGTTTACAGAGATTGTACATATAACTCGTCACCTACATCAGATTAATAACACCTAGAATTTCATAGTAAATTGCGATAGCGCCCAACTCTGTTTTCACGCCTGGCTTCATTACCATAAAGTTTTCTTGAAAAGTTGTTAGTAACTATCTCAAAATCTTGACATAATATGCAAATACTTCAACTGGTTATGTGTCTCAACTACTTCGTATGTAAACgtatgtatttaatatttacagTCCAATATATGGGTTTGGAATTCATTATGCCGGtaataaattactaaattaaGGTCTTTTTATATCTGCTATTCTGTCCCGGAAATCAGAACGGGTACCTATCTTATACTCGTACtatgatttttcatacaaactatttttttgttcgttcgttcgttcgtttcagccgaaagacgtccactgctggacaaaggcctcccccaaggatttccacaaagaccggtctgcggtatttttttgtatttaagttaaaattaaaagcCTGCTTAAGTAAAGTCTTGTATGAAGTGTTAATTAAACAAATGTAAAGTGATATAAAACGTACTTAAATCTAATTTATTATACTGTATTTTGAGATTAaatccatatttatttatttatttattactacatATATTTAGCCGTTACatctttaatttaaatagtgtcttaaatcctcttgaggttCGTCCAGACTCTATTTTAACACATAAACATTTGACGtcgcaaaatattttgtatatttgtctaatttatttaattagagtCAGAACATAATTAAACGTTTAATTACATTACGAATTCATGATATTTTCTGTAGGTTCGATGCATTTTTGTCTGATACATGACATAGAAATAGTCTGAAATCAGGTCAGCGAGTGATTGATAGTGGCAAGTGGCAAACACCAGCGCCCAGCGGATATAAACGCTTACACGCGGCAAAAAATACCGCGCATGGGACAAAGTATGGACGCACAGTCGACATTGGAAATATGCAGCTTACATGTGAATTACATTTAACTCCTCAAAAATACgtcttaaattattgtaaagtcGACTTGGACAAAATTGACTCTGTTTACGCAAAGTATCCGCCCAGTCTAATGGAATAATTAATGCATTTATGAGCGTTATAACGAATTAACATAAAATTGGAATTGAATTACTTTACTACCTTTTTAACTGCTGACTGTACAACTTCCATATCACTTATTTCTTATCATTAATGAACCATATTCACCAAATGTTACTTAAACCTTAATAGGTAACTTTGCATCAAATTAAGGGCGTATACAACCTCACcttaaattgttttcttttccTAACTTGTATGTAACGGACTACCTTTAAGGAAAGCCTAAAACAAGATGAACTTTTCATTTGTCAAATATTTGTAATCTTCTTTCCTTAATAACTAACACCTTTGCCAACTAATTTTGTTGTGAAATGAGGGTATTAACTTCTGAATGCAATCCATTTATTTCCTAACAGAAAATGTTAAATGGAGAAAGAAAAGTAATCCAAACTAAATCATAAGACCTACTATGTGTTTGAGTATAAAGTAATTGTCTTAATCGAACCGCGCCCTacgtccattgtaataaatggaCGAATGTTCGTCGTAAAGGGTATCAATTGCCAACCGATACAAGTTAATTGGCTTAAGGGACAGGTCGCGACAGCTGCGCtttgtgcgcgcgcgccggtacACGCACCGCGGAAAGGCTGTGGTGAAAAGCAAGCGATTCGTCTTAAACTATATAGGAATCTATCAACTAGGAATATTACGGTTGTTATTAAAGCTGGTAATAATAGAATGATTTTCAGATTTGtggtaatttttaataatttacaagATGGATTATAGCGTGTGACTATTGAAGACATTCTTTAGATTTAGTTCCTAAATAAGCCCCTGCTTGATTATCTCacatcccaagtaacattttactccatttaagagttcacatttagttccaatgtgtacttaaagcattagtacagttcactcgtgatgtataagctgtattattgcaattaattacacctatacctgtctaagggacttataggagtgtagattagtgtagagttatacttttatacgattgttggtgttataatactctaacaactatcctttagtcagccatctgactaagagcattataggagggtagagatacggcaaccgctgtttaacggcctacttgtacgatgttatagagctagcattttaatagaacacacgtggtcatttataaagccaaaggctgttatgtttcttgttttagactgttatacagctagtagctgtagtaggacttgtttgtgataattaaaataacctttttttactatctgtacaaaagtgtttcaatggttcgcatgtacactgtaggctgttaaaaggactatatgtgttgtccattaacatcaatatcagtttatttgtccacaagtactactcttatttgctttaagctgaacacgaatgtgaatgtgatattctattacacatttccccaagcctgtttttagttgttcatggtggttctgtacatgatgcagaggaaaatattatgcctgaacctgaaatttcccttcaaaatataccagatatcagagtgtgatgattgcagttcttgtgatagtgaataccattttgatttggacaataatttaacctttcgcaaaaaaaaataagaacatgggctattgaaaatcgtattcctcattccgctttgaataaattgtcaagcataataaacgaatttaaaccggtaacactaccgtctgatgctttaggtattcatacttgactattagtacttgggctaggcgatttaacggacattaataatttttattgcggatctctaaaatttcagtatttgaaagaattaaagatacacaattgacctgaactaggtacatcttaaagctgtacataagttcacattagaataaatttatagacattagcgctgtagtggtacaaatgtggaacttcatatagataacagcattctaacagaacacatgtgaacctaatatacgctcaccgcattaaattggagttataacagttcacatagccgtatttcatttccaccattttgttctacataacctaaaatatttaccaaataaatctccaaaattaatgcagatttatcacaaaattcgcagatagagcgattgagttttggtttcatgttataattaattaccgtaatataattataatgccaatccaatatcaaaaactgaaaattgtagatttcctctcagccagttttaaatattttaaaatgaatatcgcgtttttacagaggcgcgtaaatattttagctgtaaatatgtatacatttcacgataaagttgcattcccaatggcattaacattattaagtatttaaaacccgtgttattatttgcataaatgattatccgcccgagttgtttccctcttggcactcacgtacaaataccaaactaatattaaaatgtggaaataatttaagacacacgtgaactttaggtagcattggagtacttttgtcggactttataactttgaaagctgtgcatttagccacttgttactctttattgtcctcacgtacgttgtatggttcacactgcgtcccatatagtgccgtaagtcagccttaagtacgatgttactacttaaactgctattataatgctaatatactgctaatgtacagccatagtgaacttaaagctgtctaatttgtgcccaaactggttctataaaagcattatagcaagctatacagctcgtatacagctgacatacacagcttgtggagtacatgtgaacgactattgaactcttaaatggagtaaaatgttacttgggataATAATCAGCTGTATTTTGGAACTACGTGATAAGCAATTTATGTAACAAAAGTAATTAAGATGTTTAAACATGATTTAACAACTAAGCTTCCAACGCAACGTGTAGAGTCGATAGACATCTTGATACTTAATAGCGAGAGCTTTAAAGCTTTTTCTCCTGAATTTGGTGTTACATAATTAAGCACAAGATTGACAGTTTTCCCGCTCGAATCCTAACCACGTCTCCATATCTAAATAGGTATCTAAGTTCTACTAAGTCGTATTTTGGCGCAATGTAGGTCACATACATGGCTGTTATTCCGGTACCCAGGCTTGTGTGCGAGCGGGTTTAAAATTCATATCGGCCGCGCCCACCCGTGTGTGCCAGACACATAATTCTAGTAGCTGTGCATTAGCGCTATGTAAACGTAGTCCCTTCGCTCATTGCCCTCAAATCGTCAAGGGTCCCTCGCATTAGGTTCAAAATTCAAATGGTTAAGCTGTTACAAGAGATTAAATCATTAATGCATACTTTATCAGATTTGCTCAATATTTTTCACATCTTTAAATTACAATAGGAGGAAGAGGTCCAAGTTGGAAACCGATGGAAACCTCAAACAAATGAGATTAGATAGATATACCAAGGAAGGTTCAATCAGAGTGTTCGATCGCGTTTTCCTTATTGGTGAAAATCTATAAATAGTAAGTTTAATTAAGGTAACCACAGAAGAGCTTTTCCTTTTTCTCTACATGAAATTCTCTAATTTAAAAACGTACGTTTTACTTAATttctttgaaaaattttacttaatataatttacctacctactcgatAGTCTAAATTTAGTTTGCTGCAGAAAGTGCGACGGGCCTAAGGCCGGGCGTATTCGCATATGTTGCAAGGACACGTTAGGTATTGCAATTTGAGATAAGCGGCATGCTGTAAGAATTATTTTAGCTCACACATGATACACTTACACAGACGAAAACCTAGATATCTGTGTCAAAGTAAACTAACTTTCCGATCTATCCGGCTTATTCAATGTTAGTATTCGCAAACCAATTTAAACTGCTACAGTAAATTGccttaaatatttattccaTTTTAACACGTGTAGAAACAAAATGAAATCTATTCATCACAGAGAAATAAAACTTAAATGTAAGCCCTAACTAAAATTCGCCTTAATCCAACCTAATCCACTTTCAAAATAACTGTTATTTTCAGTAATAAGTTTCCTCTTCGACCCATTTGGAATAATTGTTTCGTATTAAATATCGCCGGAATTCATCTCCGAAAATCATGAGTAGCATAAAAGGTAACGCTAGGAAGAAGTCATGCCATGCCAGGGGCTCCGTGCTGAATATCTCGTTGCAAAATGGCAGATACGTCACCAACAACGCCACAATCAAAGCCACCGCAATGCCCAAATTAAGAACATGGTTCTTCATCCCTTTCTTCAACAGCGAAACTCGTCTAGTCTTGCAAATTATTACATCTGATATCTGCGTCCAACAAATAGCGACGAAATAAGCCGTCTGCGCTTTTCTTTCTATTTTCTTTCTGTCAGGGTAATACCATTCTCTACCCAAGGTATCTTTGACAGACATGGTTGCCTTCTCCCATTCAGCACGAACGAACATCAGCGACGACGGAAAGAATCCGTCTTGAGCGAACACCACAAAGTACGCGTACATACCAGCAAAAAATTGGATCAAACCGATCTGGAAATAGGCCATGTATATCATAACTCTAGTTACGAGATGATCGCTTTGTTTACGAGGTGGAATCGACATAATATCCTCTTCCGAATCTTCGTACGCTAGGCTCATAGCGGGCAGCAAGTCAGTTCCAACATTCACAATCAAGATTAACATCAATGATAATGGTAAAGGCATGCCAAGACACGCATAAAGAATAAAAGGTAACATTTCAGGCGTATTGGAGGTCAATGTGTAAGCTATAGtcttttttaaattatcaaaaattttcctGCCTTCTTCAACGCCCAGTACAATGGAAGAAAAGTTATCATCCAAGAGAATCATGTCAGCGGCCTGCTTTGAAACCTCTGTACCGGTGATGCCCATCGCGATGCCGATGTCTGCTTTCTTAAGCGCAGGCGAATCGTTCACCCCGTCGCCGGTGACCGCGACCACGTGATTTAAAGACTGATACGTCTCAACAATAAACAACTTCTGCTGGGGACTGGTCCGTGCAAAAGTTATTTCGTCATATTTTTGCTGCGCAGTTTTCAGATCAGTGACACTCATTTTACGAAGCTCATCTCCGGTAATAACTGCAGACCTGAACTGATTTTTAATATGCGGCGGGACATCGCTCAGATCGATGTGATGCTCGAAGGCATAATCATACGCAGTAGGCTGAGTGATTGTCCCACACTGGCGGGATATAGCCAGCGCTGTCACGGGATGATCACCTGTCACCATTATCACTTTTATTCCAGCTTGTCTGCAGAGAGCTATTGACTTTTCAATATTATACCTCGGTGGATCAATCATAGAAATTGCGCCTAAAAATGTCAAATCTTCCACTGGGAAATTTCTCTGCTGTGTATCGAATTGGTAGCCTATTGGATACGCAGAAAGGGGTAAATGGTAATCGCAATACCCAATAACTCGTTCACCCATATTAGCCAACTTGATAAAATTAGCTTTTAATTCCTTCTTCAACTGAGGCGTTAGAGATTGCTCGCCTTCATCGGTGTGCACCCTGGTGCAATATTCTAGGACAATTTCAGGAGCCCCTTTCATTATCAAGTAGTGGCTGTGCGTAGTTTGCATGTTGTGGATTGTAACTTGATACTTATAAGCCGAGCTAAAAGGTATTTCTGCTATCTTTGGATTATCTTCCCGTGTTTTACTCGCAGATCGGTTTAACTCCATATAACGCAATATCGCAGATTCAGACGCATCGCCCATAATCTTCCTTTTTTCAACCGGCAAATTCATTGTATCATGGGTAAAAACAGCTTTCAAATTAAGAGATGCGGCTAAACATAAATGGGCATAGGTAGAGTCAGAAACGTGAGTATGGTCTGTTTTGTCGAATATCTGAAAGTTACAAAACAGGTGGGACACATTCATTTGGTTTTCAGTGAGTGTTCCCGTCTTATCCGAGCATATACACGAGGTGGAACCCAACGTCTCTACGGCTTGTAAGGTTTTCGCTAAACAGTTCTTTTTCCTGAGTTGTTTAGCTGTTAGAGTCATGCAAACGGTTAAAGTGACAATTAAACCTTCAGGTACATTAGCAAGAATGATCCCCAGCATGTACTGCAGTGCTGATAGCCACTTTCTCTGTATCACAAATaccattataaaaaatataataccaAAAGTGAAGGCTACTCCACAGATGATTATAATAAAGTGAGTTATTTCTTTTGCAATCGGCGTTTCTTTCTTTTCCAATCCTGTAACTAGCCCTGCTATTTTACCAATTTGAGTCAATTCACCAATCGCTACCACAACGCCTTTGGCCGTGCCTTCAGTTATTGGACAGCTGAAATACGCCATGTTCTTGGATTCCAGGGGATTGGCGTGGGTCCATTCCGAGCGATGCTTTATAGGTTCCGATTCACCCGTCAATGAAGACATGTCCGTTTTGAAGTTTGAACATGATACAATCCGGACGTCCGCCGGGACTACCTCTCCGCCGTTCATTTCCACTATGTCACCTATAACCACGTCAACGTTGGGGATCACTTTCTTAACTCCTTCTCTGATGACGACAGCGTTCGGTGGCACCAATTTCTCGAAGCCGCTCATGACAGCTATGTTCTTGGCCTCGTGGTAGAATCCGAACAAGCCGGTGCCGATGACGATCGAGGTGATGACACTGCCCAAGTAAAGGTACTCCTTCTTGGAGTGCCCAGCGTCGTCGTCGGACACACAGAAGTAAGCGACGAAGTTGACGATGGCGGCGACCCACAGCACGCAGGGAAACCAGCCGAACAGGTTATGGCGGAAGATCTTGAAGTAGCTGTTGCCTCTTAGTTCCTTGAGGGCGTTGGGGCCGTGGGTCTTGAGTTGTTCCTCGGCAAAGCTTTCTGTGAGTCCAGTTTGGATGTTAGTTCGGTAAACGACTTCGAGTTGGGCGGGGGTTAGGAAATGGTCTCCCGTGTGCGTTTCCTCCTTGAGGAGGTTGAGCTCTGAAGCGATATCAGGTCCGTGGGCGAGGACGCTTGGGCGCCGCCCGCCCACCAGAGAGGTGCTTGAACGGCGGTGAGTTGTATGAGGCATTCTTTCAGCACAGTATCTTCATCCACACAAATATAAACATATTtggtaatttttcaggaatcaAATTGTAAGTTTTCTCACAGAAAAACGTCAAATCAAATTCCTGACAGAATTTTATGTTGACATCTGTTTGATTACGCTATAACGATGGAGGTACGAACATGGAGGTTATAGAAAACTCTTCAGAGGAAATACAGGGTGCTTGGCGAAAAATTT
This window of the Ostrinia nubilalis chromosome 9, ilOstNubi1.1, whole genome shotgun sequence genome carries:
- the LOC135074920 gene encoding sodium/potassium-transporting ATPase subunit alpha-like, producing the protein MPHTTHRRSSTSLVGGRRPSVLAHGPDIASELNLLKEETHTGDHFLTPAQLEVVYRTNIQTGLTESFAEEQLKTHGPNALKELRGNSYFKIFRHNLFGWFPCVLWVAAIVNFVAYFCVSDDDAGHSKKEYLYLGSVITSIVIGTGLFGFYHEAKNIAVMSGFEKLVPPNAVVIREGVKKVIPNVDVVIGDIVEMNGGEVVPADVRIVSCSNFKTDMSSLTGESEPIKHRSEWTHANPLESKNMAYFSCPITEGTAKGVVVAIGELTQIGKIAGLVTGLEKKETPIAKEITHFIIIICGVAFTFGIIFFIMVFVIQRKWLSALQYMLGIILANVPEGLIVTLTVCMTLTAKQLRKKNCLAKTLQAVETLGSTSCICSDKTGTLTENQMNVSHLFCNFQIFDKTDHTHVSDSTYAHLCLAASLNLKAVFTHDTMNLPVEKRKIMGDASESAILRYMELNRSASKTREDNPKIAEIPFSSAYKYQVTIHNMQTTHSHYLIMKGAPEIVLEYCTRVHTDEGEQSLTPQLKKELKANFIKLANMGERVIGYCDYHLPLSAYPIGYQFDTQQRNFPVEDLTFLGAISMIDPPRYNIEKSIALCRQAGIKVIMVTGDHPVTALAISRQCGTITQPTAYDYAFEHHIDLSDVPPHIKNQFRSAVITGDELRKMSVTDLKTAQQKYDEITFARTSPQQKLFIVETYQSLNHVVAVTGDGVNDSPALKKADIGIAMGITGTEVSKQAADMILLDDNFSSIVLGVEEGRKIFDNLKKTIAYTLTSNTPEMLPFILYACLGMPLPLSLMLILIVNVGTDLLPAMSLAYEDSEEDIMSIPPRKQSDHLVTRVMIYMAYFQIGLIQFFAGMYAYFVVFAQDGFFPSSLMFVRAEWEKATMSVKDTLGREWYYPDRKKIERKAQTAYFVAICWTQISDVIICKTRRVSLLKKGMKNHVLNLGIAVALIVALLVTYLPFCNEIFSTEPLAWHDFFLALPFMLLMIFGDEFRRYLIRNNYSKWVEEETYY